The segment CGAATTACAATTCGGTGTGGCAAGGACCAGGATCCCGGCGGCGCAGCGGCGCGCACGCATTCTCGACGCGGCCGTCGAAGCCTTCGCCGAGCACGGGTTCGCCGAGGCCAAGATGCAGGACATCGCCAAGCTCGCGGGCGTGGTGCCCTCGGTGCTCTATGACCACTTCGGATCCAAACGCGAGTTGCACATCGCCGTTCTGGAGCTGCACGCCGAGCAGTTGCGGGAACGTTCCCTGCGCCGGGTCGAGGGCGCCACCGCCGAGGAACTGGTGCGCGCCAGCATCTCGAATTACTTCGAGTTCGTCGAGGCCGACCCGTTCATGTGGCGGTTCCTGCACCGCGATCCCCCCGCCGACCCGCAGACCGCCGCGGTGGTCCAGGAGATCGCCGACCGCGGCACCGCGGCGATCGCCGATCTGATCCGGTTCGGCGCCGGGGACACCAAGTCGGTGCGGGGTATCACCCTCGACGATTCGGCGTGGATCCTGGCGCGCGCCACCCAGTCGGCCTGCCACGGGGTAGCGACGTGGTGGTACGAGAACCGCTCGGTGCCCCGTGAACGGGTGGTGGAACTGGTGTCGATGCTGTTGTGGCAGGGCTTCGACGGAATGCTCAAGCAGGCATCGCGTTAGGCGTTGCCTCAGTTGCAGAAGATCAGGAAGCAGTTGCCGCCCTGGCCGCCACCCTGGCCCCCTTGGCCACCCCCGGACTCGCCGCGGTCGTAGTCACCGCGGCCGTAGTCACCACGCGAGCCGGAGTCACCACGAGAACCCTCGGAATTGCCTGAGCCCGAACCGTTTCCACCGCTACCACCGGTCGGCCACGGCCACTGCGGTTGCTGCGGCTGCTGCGGTTTGGGTTGCTGCGGCTGCGGCTGTTGGGGTTGTTGCGGCGGGTAACCCGGGTAGTCGTCGTCATAGTCCGGGTAGTCGGGATAGTCGGGCTGCTGGGTCTGGCGTGGCTTCTGCTCCCACGGCGGGCGCCAGACCGGCCACTGCGGGCGCGGCAGCACGATCACCGGGGGCGGCAGCACCACCGGCGGGGTCCACACCGGGGGCACGACGGGCGGTGCGACCGGAGCCGGGGCCGGCGGCGGAGCCACCGGGGCCGGGGCGGGGGCGGGAGCCTGCGGTGCGGGAGCGCGCTCGACATACACCTGGCGTGGCGCCTGTTGTGGCGCCTGCTGCACCACTGGGATGGGCGCTTTGATGGTCTCGGCCGCCGCGGGAGGCGGCGGTGGGGCCGGCTGCACGGGCAGCGCTTCGGGCACCGGGGCGGGGGCGGGGGCCTGCGCGCTCGGTGCGACGGCGGCGCGCGCCGGCGCGGGCCGCTCGTCGGCGGTCGGCCGGATACTGACGGCCAGCGAGATCGCCAGGGCGACGACACCGATCACGAAGATCGAGGCCATGCTTCCCACCAGCAAAAACGGCTTCGGCCCCTGCTCGGCGGGCGGTTCGACGTCCAGGCCGGTGAGATCGTCGGGGACCTCGGCGTAGTTCGGGACCGATGAGGCCGCCAACTGGGTATCGGCGGCCGCGGCGAGCACCGAACCCGCCGTGGGGCCGTCGGGGTCCAGCGAGTAGGCCAGCCCGACGGTGGACGCTTCGAACGCCGGGGCGCTGGCCGAGGCCAGTGCCGCTCCCCGCGCCAGCGCGAGTCCGGATTCCTCCGGGGCGCTGACCGGGATGTCGACGAGCGCGGCCAGGTGTTCCTTGACCGACGCCACATCGACGCCGGAGCCGACGACGAACATGCCCTCCGGGGCGGTGTCCTGGCCGGCGACCGCGGCGGCCATCTCGCCGAGGACGGCCATCGCGTCGGTGCTGTGCAGGCTGCGGCTGAGCACCTTGACCACCGAGCCGTCTTCGGCACGCACCACCGAGAGGGTGGCGGTATCCCGGTTGAGGAATAGCAGGGCGGTGGAGTTGTAGCCGACAGCGCGCCCGGCCGCCTGGGCCAGCGCGCCGGCGGCGTGCAGTTCGGATACCAGCATCACGTCGTTGATGCCGTGCGCGGCGAGCGCCTCACGTAGTGCGGACGCGTCGGTGTGGTCGGTCCAGGTGACACCGATGGCTTTGAGGTGGTGACCGCCGGCCTGCGCACTCTCCTGAGTTCCGAGTACCGCCTGGACGACCTGATCGGCCACGCTCAGCGTTGCTGAATCATCCGATCCCGCCACCTCGAAGACATCATGGTCAACGGTGGCGCCATCGCCCTTCTCACCCTCTACCAGCACCATACGTACTGCGGTAGGGGTCATCGACACACCCAGTACGATGTCCACTTGCCCCTCCAAAGTGTTTGCTACGTAGCTCGTTTCATCGGTGTCGGACCCTCGACACAAACCGGCGACTAGATAGTTCATCGCCGTGAGCGGCACCGCCGTTACAGCCGGCGGCGTTAGCTAAAGCACGTAACAGACCCTACGCGGGTTCACGGTTTGACGAAGTTCAGATACGACTTCGACGGGGTCGGTCCGCGTTGCCCCTGGTACTTGGAACCAGCCTTGCTGCTGCCGTACGGATGCTCGGCGGGACTGGTCAATCGGAGCAGACACAGCTGCCCGATCTTCATACCCGGCCACAGCGTGATGGGCAGGTTCGCCACGTTGGACAGCTCCAGGGTGATGTGCCCGGAGAATCCCGGGTCGATGAACCCGGCCGTCGAGTGCGTCAGCAGCCCGAGCCGCCCCAGCGAGGACTTGCCCTCCAGCCGGCCGGCCAGATCGTCGGGCAGTGCGCAGCGTTCCAGCGTCGAGCCGAGCACGAACTCGCCAGGGTGCAGCACGAACGGCTCTCCCTCCTTGGGCTCGACCAGGGTGGTTAGGTCGTCCTGGCGCAGCGCCGGGTCGATGTGGGTGTAGCGGGTGTTGTTGAACACCCGAAACAGGCTGTCCAGACGCACGTCGATGCTCGACGGTTGGATGAGGGAGTCATCGTGCGGGTCCAGCGCCAGCCGGCCCGCGGCGATCTCGGCGCGGATATCGCGATCGGAGAGCAGCACGCGACGAGCGTAACCGGCTCAGGTCATGGACATGCCGGTGGCGCGTCGGCACGCACCGGGGCATCGGCGGGCAACGTGTAGGTGACCACGGCGTTGGCGTCATGCGGGCTGTCGTTGCGCACGACGTGCGGTGTACCCGCCGGAATGACGATGGCCTGCCCGGCCAGATACGGCGTCGGCGCGCACTGATCGGCGGTCTGCAGCGTCACGGTGCCGCCGGTGATGACCGTGTGCTCGACGCCCGGGTGGGTGTGCCAACCGCTGCTCGACGGCGGGTGCAGCAGCAGCTCCTGGACGTAGAGGGTGGTCGGGCCGGTGGTCTCGATCAGTACCGGCTCCGCGGAGGTGCCGGTGGCCAGCTCGGTACGTTCGACGTCGCCCTCGGCGGGTGTGGCGTGCGCGGCCGGGGCGCTGATGAGCGCGCCGACGAGTGCCAGGAATGCGAGACGTTTCATGACTCCCCCATGGGTCGCGTCCTATCGGTGACCAGCGGATGCTAGCCTTCCTGATCGAACATGCCGATGTAGTTCAATGGCAGAACATCAGCTTCCCAAGCTGAATACGCGGGTTCGATTCCCGTCATCGGCTCCACGAAACCCCTGTTAGGTGGGGCTTTGCACCTCTCCTGGCGGCTTCTCGGCAATTTTTTGACCGCCGTTTGACCGTGGCCCTGCGACGCGATCGATGCGTTGTTGTTTGCTGCCCCTGCCGATGCGACGTGCGACGATCCTCGGCATGGGCAAGCGCATCATCGAAGGTCACGAGATCGACATCGCGGACGCCAAAGACCTAGAAGGGGTCGTTGGCAAGCCGATCAAGATGGTTCCCGACGATCAGGGAATAATTAGCTCAACGATTCCAGTTCACCCCACAAAATCCATATTTGCGAAATTCGAGCTGGCTGGCGAGAATCTTCCGCACGAAGAATATTTTATTCTGATTCCACCGGGCGAAAGCCGCACGAGAATCGGAATGTCTGAAATACGACCCTTCCGTAACGAATGGACGCTAGAAGACATAGCCCATCAACAGCAATTATTTGACGCCATTGGCAAAATCGCAGTCTTCGGCGGCCACGTCGAAATGGCCATGAAGAAGGTCCTAATCACGCTTCGTGGCGGCAACCGTGACCTTCTGGATCCCACGCTACCGAGCGACTGGGACGGCTTAGAAAAAGAGCTTCGCAAATTATGCGATGGATCCGACGACGTCCGCACAAAGCTCTCGGCTATCCTGAATGATTCTGATGAGAAGCAACTACGAGACAAACGCAATGACGCCATTCACGGGTACTGGTGGTTAATTCCCGCTCATGGCAGGTTGATAAACGCCCGCTATTACCGTCCCAAAAAGGGCAATACTCAGATGCCCGTATCGATTTACGGCTCTTCATGATTGAGGGTGTAGAACGGTCAGCTGCTGTCGGCCTGTGATTGGGGTGTCTGGTTGGCTGGGTGTGTGCCGGAGGAGAAGCGGAAGAGTAAGAGGAAGAGCGCGGTGTCCGGGGGTGGTGTGGACCTGTCGATGCTGCAACAGCTGATGGCCGATGCTGGCCGGGATTTGTTCGCGGGAGTGTTCGATGAACCGACACCCGAGGTGGGAGCTGTGCCGGAGCGTGTGCGGGGTTTCCGGGTGCGGGTCGACCTGAT is part of the Mycobacterium adipatum genome and harbors:
- a CDS encoding TetR/AcrR family transcriptional regulator, translating into MARTRIPAAQRRARILDAAVEAFAEHGFAEAKMQDIAKLAGVVPSVLYDHFGSKRELHIAVLELHAEQLRERSLRRVEGATAEELVRASISNYFEFVEADPFMWRFLHRDPPADPQTAAVVQEIADRGTAAIADLIRFGAGDTKSVRGITLDDSAWILARATQSACHGVATWWYENRSVPRERVVELVSMLLWQGFDGMLKQASR
- a CDS encoding DUF7159 family protein gives rise to the protein MDIVLGVSMTPTAVRMVLVEGEKGDGATVDHDVFEVAGSDDSATLSVADQVVQAVLGTQESAQAGGHHLKAIGVTWTDHTDASALREALAAHGINDVMLVSELHAAGALAQAAGRAVGYNSTALLFLNRDTATLSVVRAEDGSVVKVLSRSLHSTDAMAVLGEMAAAVAGQDTAPEGMFVVGSGVDVASVKEHLAALVDIPVSAPEESGLALARGAALASASAPAFEASTVGLAYSLDPDGPTAGSVLAAAADTQLAASSVPNYAEVPDDLTGLDVEPPAEQGPKPFLLVGSMASIFVIGVVALAISLAVSIRPTADERPAPARAAVAPSAQAPAPAPVPEALPVQPAPPPPPAAAETIKAPIPVVQQAPQQAPRQVYVERAPAPQAPAPAPAPVAPPPAPAPVAPPVVPPVWTPPVVLPPPVIVLPRPQWPVWRPPWEQKPRQTQQPDYPDYPDYDDDYPGYPPQQPQQPQPQQPKPQQPQQPQWPWPTGGSGGNGSGSGNSEGSRGDSGSRGDYGRGDYDRGESGGGQGGQGGGQGGNCFLIFCN
- the dcd gene encoding dCTP deaminase, whose amino-acid sequence is MLLSDRDIRAEIAAGRLALDPHDDSLIQPSSIDVRLDSLFRVFNNTRYTHIDPALRQDDLTTLVEPKEGEPFVLHPGEFVLGSTLERCALPDDLAGRLEGKSSLGRLGLLTHSTAGFIDPGFSGHITLELSNVANLPITLWPGMKIGQLCLLRLTSPAEHPYGSSKAGSKYQGQRGPTPSKSYLNFVKP
- a CDS encoding cupin domain-containing protein, with amino-acid sequence MKRLAFLALVGALISAPAAHATPAEGDVERTELATGTSAEPVLIETTGPTTLYVQELLLHPPSSSGWHTHPGVEHTVITGGTVTLQTADQCAPTPYLAGQAIVIPAGTPHVVRNDSPHDANAVVTYTLPADAPVRADAPPACP